The sequence ATAGGATATCCTCGCTTATTCCTTACACTGGTTAGTATATACTAACCAATTTGTCTTGTCAACTCTTATTTTTCATTTTCTGCGCGTCATCTTATGTTTTTATCGGCAGGTCTTGAAAAAAAGCGCAAGCTTTTTTTCATGTTATTCCAATTGGCCTTTCCTAAATATTAGTATTGACATCGTTCTTTTGCAATGATAAAATCTATATAACATATAAAAATACTCTATATTTTAAAGAAAATGGAGGTATAAAAATGGCTAAATATGCGGTAATTCTTGTGGATCTGTTAAACGACTTCATCACCGGTCCCATCTCTACGGAGCGCGCGCCCGGCATAATAGAGCCCAACGTTCGTCTCGTTAAAAAGGCTCACGAAAAGGGCGTTCCGGTAATTTACGCAAACGACTGCCACACTCCCGAGATAGACCACGAATTCGTAGTCTGGGGTCCGCACGCAGTCGAGGGCACCAAGGGCGCAGAGGTAGTTCCCGAGCTTACTCCCACAGATAAAGACTACATCGTTCCCAAGAAGCGTTACAGCGCTTTCTACGGCACGAATCTTGAGCTTCTTCTTCAGGAGCTGGGCGTTGACACCGTTATCATCACCGGCTGGCAGGCTGACTGCTGCTGCAGACATACCTCCGCAGACGCTTTCTTCAGAGGCTACAACATAGTAGTTCCCAAAGAAACGACCGACACCAACACTTACGAGGCTTACATTGCGGGCCTTGAGTATCTTAAGACCATCTACGGCGCAGACGTATGCGACCTTGACGACCTGCTTACAAAGCTCTGATCGCCGTTATCAAAAATGCATATTAAAAAGCTTGCGAAAGATATTTCCGCAAACTTTTTTGATCTTATATCCTGCTAACCGCCGTCATAAACAGCGTAAGTATTATAAGAAAGCCGAAATTGAACGCCGAGAACAATCCTATATACGCGGCCGCCTTTCCCCTGTTGTGGCTTACGTATTCCCTGAAGGTTATAAGGCTTGCAAGCGAGGCTATGAGCGTTCCCGTGCCGCCGATATTGACGCCCCACAGAAGCTCTCTGTAATTGTCGGTAAACTGAGACATGAGTATCGCCGTGGGCACGTTGCTTATTATCTGGCAGGAAAGCTCAGAAAACACCATGGCGTTCTTGTTTAAGATAAATGAGAAAAATTCTCTCACCTCGTCTATCCTTGCCATATTCCCCGCAAAGATAAAGAAGAAAACGAAAGTAAACAAAAGCCCGTAATCAACGTCGCGAAGCGCCTTTCTGTCAAGCAGCATAAGCGCGGCAACGATTATCGCAAGGCCGATAAGATACGGCACGCCGCGAAAAACTATAAGTATTGCAAGCGCGAACAAAACGAGATATATGGCTGCGCGGCGGCGGTCAAGCGGGGCCGATTCGCCTTTTATTTCGAATTGCTCTGGCTTTACGAATATAATGCAGCATATCGTTATAAGTATTATCGAAGCTATGAACGGCAGGGCCATTATGCGCATGAATTCAAGGCTGTCGATATTGTATTTAGTATATATGTAAAGGTTCTGCGGATTTCCGAACGGCGTTAGCATCCCGCCCAAATTGGCGGCGATGTTCTGCATTATGAAGGTAAAGGCCATATGCTTCTTTTTGCCTGTTACGGAGAGCACGAAATATCCCAGCGGAAGAAAAGTGATAAGCGCCATATCGTTGGCGATGAGCATCGAGCCTATCAGAGTTATGTAAACGAGAGCCAATATGCAAAGACGTGTATTTTTAAAGCAGCGCACTATTTTCAGCGCGATTATATAAAAGAAATTTATGTTTCGAAGAGCGCAGACAACAGCCAAAACACAGAAAAGGCACGTAAGCGTTTTATAATCGAAATAGTCCGCGTATTTCGCGTCGGGCGGAACAATAACGCTCGTTATAAGAGCCGCAAGCAGCGCAATAAACATAACGGCGTTCTTTTTTATGAAATCGAGGCCTCTTATCCCTATATGCCATTTTGAGCCGACCGTCTGCATAAATACGCTTCCTTCGTCATAAGAATTATTTATTGAACAGCGGTTTAGATTATAGCACCGTGAAAAACAAAAAACAAGACGAATTTTCCTTAATTTCACGCTGTATTCGGCGTATTGTTTTGTGCGGTATTTATGCACGGTCGGTTGTTGGGACAGAAAGAACGTGCCGCAGAAATGCTCTGCGGCACGTCATGGTGCGTGGGGTGGGTTATTCGATGCTTACCCACATCGCGGGGCGAACGGCATAGTTTTTAGTGGCTACTATGCTGCCTGGTAAGTTGATACCCCCATAGTAAGTGACATTTACAGCATCGATAGTAGTTTGACCTTGTGTCCGCAACCACCATATGCAATTCCCTGAACCTGAATTGGTTGCATAAGCGCCGTTATTTACGGCATATGCTGTAGCCTTGCACTGTCTTTCAACTTCGGAGCCAAAATATGTGTTTGCCTCGTTAATGCTAATAAGAAATACCTTGTCTGTTGTATTGTTGCCGGCAGTCGTACTATAGCGCGGATTTGCATCCGCCATAACCTTGGTATCCTGTATAACCATCTGCTCTTCCGAAACAAAAGCCTCATTTATAAAACTATCATTTATCCACTTGCGTATATAACTTTTTTCCCACGTTACACTAACACCGGAAGAATTATACGGCTTGCAATCGAGAGCGTATTCGCTGATAAGTAGCATTTTACCATCCTCTTTTGCGAGCACTCTCCATTCAATTCTCTCTTTTCCGTTGCTCGTATCGTTATCCTGCTCGTATGAGCCGAATATGACAATATCTCCGACTTGTGCCTTGCTTAATTCAGCTACTTCAGCGCTAACCTTCTTTTCTACGCTGTCTTTATAATTGCCAAGTTCCTCAAATCCTGCCATGGCAGCGACATACTCTCCCGCTTCATATTGTTCCATTGCCTTATTATATTTGTTTTGCGGGATTATTACATTTATCAAAAGAAAAACCACAATTGCTGCCACTACAGCGATAACAGCAATGATAATAGCGGTTTTCTTCGTTTTCGCCGCTTTTGCCGCCTTTTCCGCTCGGATTATAGCGTCAAGCTTGTCCTGTGTCTTTTTAAGCTGCGCGGGAGAATCGCCAAACGACGACAGTCCCTGAAGTATTCCTATGGCTTGGTTCAGCTTATTCTTGTCTTCGCTCTTTGAAAGCTCCATCGCTTCGTCATACTTCGCCTGATTTGCTTTGCGCTCCTCTTCTTTTAATTCATCTATCCTGTCCTTGCATTTTGCCGACAGATCCTTACTGTCCTTATAATCGCTTATTCCCCTAAAGGCCGTTATAGCTTTTCCCAGCGCGTCTATTGTGTCTGTTCTCATTAAGCCGCACGCTTCATCGTATGTACGTCTTTTTTGCTCCTCCAGCTCTCTCTCACGGCGCTGTCTTTCGCGTTCGGCCTGCAGCTTTCTTTCTTCCTCCGCCTGCCTTTGCCGTTCTTTTATTTCGTCAAGTCTTTCCGCGAGCCCCTCGGCTCTCTCGGCGGCGCGTTTCTTTACGACCTCACGCTGAAGCTCTAAAAGATGCGTCTGTGAAAACGCCCGCTCGACGTTTTCCCATGTGTCGCCGCAGTTAGGGCATTTTTCGCC is a genomic window of Clostridia bacterium containing:
- a CDS encoding cysteine hydrolase translates to MAKYAVILVDLLNDFITGPISTERAPGIIEPNVRLVKKAHEKGVPVIYANDCHTPEIDHEFVVWGPHAVEGTKGAEVVPELTPTDKDYIVPKKRYSAFYGTNLELLLQELGVDTVIITGWQADCCCRHTSADAFFRGYNIVVPKETTDTNTYEAYIAGLEYLKTIYGADVCDLDDLLTKL
- a CDS encoding citrate transporter — protein: MQTVGSKWHIGIRGLDFIKKNAVMFIALLAALITSVIVPPDAKYADYFDYKTLTCLFCVLAVVCALRNINFFYIIALKIVRCFKNTRLCILALVYITLIGSMLIANDMALITFLPLGYFVLSVTGKKKHMAFTFIMQNIAANLGGMLTPFGNPQNLYIYTKYNIDSLEFMRIMALPFIASIILITICCIIFVKPEQFEIKGESAPLDRRRAAIYLVLFALAILIVFRGVPYLIGLAIIVAALMLLDRKALRDVDYGLLFTFVFFFIFAGNMARIDEVREFFSFILNKNAMVFSELSCQIISNVPTAILMSQFTDNYRELLWGVNIGGTGTLIASLASLITFREYVSHNRGKAAAYIGLFSAFNFGFLIILTLFMTAVSRI